A single Montipora foliosa isolate CH-2021 chromosome 7, ASM3666993v2, whole genome shotgun sequence DNA region contains:
- the LOC138011567 gene encoding melatonin receptor type 1A-like, with translation MVSSSTIIADGSPLYKELATRSISSTIGESFLYAFIFSVGTLGNVAMLLVLYKNHRLRNITAYFVISLAISDIIMLDICAPFSIGVLIVGDWIFGYLICQIQGFLVLWVACASLDTLALVAINRYFHIVKTSMYRVIFTSAKAKLIVLGGWIAALSAPLTYTAAGKDYVFQPGKFFCFFESTFSLLVLPVYIFIGISMVILIVCYLRVFKALKIHERTVANNLRNGNTRKVSLSIEDIKVTKILFATVVGFIFCWTPILVLDFVDNFLGSGWELNRETYYMYTIFGICSSAINPIIYGVMNPSYRRAYLKLFGIHRLERVDVEVPANVHDQPRTKTGERHLRELNNLSIN, from the exons ATGGTTTCTTCTTCAACGATAATCGCAGACGGGTCCCCTCTTTATAAAGAACTCGCTACGCGCTCGATTTCCTCCACAATTGGCGAATCGTTTTTATACGCTTTTATCTTCTCCGTCGGCACTCTTGGTAACGTTGCAATGTTGTTGGTTTTGTATAAAAATCACCGACTTCGTAATATTACCGCTTATTTTGTGATTTCCTTGGCCATATCTGATATCATCATGTTGGACATCTGTGCACCATTTTCTATTGGTGTTCTAATCGTTGGAGATTGGATTTTTGGGTACCTTATTTGTCAGATCCAGGGATTCCTTGTTTTGTGGGTAGCTTGCGCGTCACTCGACACCCTTGCTTTGGTAGCGATAAACCG GTATTTCCACATCGTTAAAACCTCTATGTATAGAGTCATTTTCACTTCAGCCAAAGCCAAACTTATAGTCCTTGGAGGCTGGATTGCAGCCTTATCAGCTCCTTTGACATACACCGCCGCTGGTAAGGATTACGTGTTTCAACCCGggaaattcttttgtttctttgagtCCACATTTTCATTGCTTGTTCTTCCCGTCTACATCTTCATCGGAATATCAATGGTAATTTTGATCGTTTGCTACCTAAGAGTTTTCAAAGCGCTTAAAATCCATGAGAGAACTGTGGCAAATAATCTCCGGAACGGAAATACAAGGAAGGTCTCTCTCTCGATAGAGGATATCAAAGTAACAAAAATCTTGTTTGCAACCGTGGTTGGCTTTATATTCTGCTGGACTCCAATTTTAGTCCTGGATTTTGTGGATAACTTTCTCGGGTCGGGATGGGAATTGAACCGCGAAACCTATTACATGTATACTATATTTGGCATTTGCAGTTCGGCGATAAACCCGATCATTTACGGCGTCATGAATCCTTCTTATCGGAGAGCCTACTTAAAGTTGTTCGGAATTCATCGTTTGGAACGAGTAGACGTGGAAGTACCAGCGAATGTACACGATCAGCCAAGAACGAAGACTGGAGAAAGACATTTGCGGGAACTGAACAATTTGTCGATCAACTGA
- the LOC138011568 gene encoding neuropeptide Y receptor type 1-like, with product MVSSSTKIADGSPLYKELATRSISSTIGESFLYAFIVSVGTLGNVAVLLVLYKNHRLRNITAYFVISLAISDIIMLDLCAPFSIGVLIVGDWIFGYLLCQIQGFLVFWVGCASIGTLALLAINRYFRIVKTSMYRVIFTSAKAKLIVLGGWIAALSTPLIYTAAGKDYVFQPGKFFCFFESKFSLLTLPSHIFVGISMVILIVCYLRVFKALKTHERTVAKNLRNGNTRKVSLSIEDIKVTKILFATVVGFIFCWTPIFVLDIVDDFLGSGWELTRETYYMYTIFGISSSAINPIIYGVMNPSYRKAYLRLFGIHRVGRVGGELPKKIHDHPKTKAVETHLRELNNLSIN from the exons ATGGTTTCTTCTTCAACGAAAATCGCGGATGGGTCCCCTCTTTATAAAGAACTCGCTACCCGCTCGATTTCCTCCACAATTGGCGAATCGTTTTTATACGCTTTTATCGTATCCGTCGGCACTCTTGGTAACGTTGCAGTTTTGTTGGTTTTGTATAAAAATCACCGTCTTCGCAACATTACAGCTTATTTTGTGATTTCCTTGGCCATATCTGATATTATCATGTTGGACCTCTGCGCACCATTTTCTATTGGTGTTCTAATCGTTGGAGATTGGATTTTTGGGTACCTTCTTTGTCAGATCCAGGGATTCCTTGTTTTCTGGGTAGGTTGCGCTTCCATTGGCACCCTTGCTTTGCTAGCAATAAACCG GTATTTCCGCATCGTTAAAACCTCGATGTATAGAGTCATTTTCACTTCAGCCAAAGCCAAACTTATAGTCCTTGGAGGCTGGATTGCGGCCTTATCAACCCCTCTGATATACACCGCCGCTGGTAAGGATTACGTGTTTCAACCCGggaaattcttttgtttctttgagtCCAAgttttcattgcttactcttccATCCCATATCTTCGTCGGAATATCAATGGTAATTTTGATCGTTTGCTACCTAAGAGTTTTCAAAGCGCTTAAAACCCATGAGAGAACTGTGGCAAAGAATCTCCGGAACGGAAATACAAGGAAGGTCTCTCTCTCGATAGAGGAtattaaggtaacaaaaatctTGTTTGCAACCGTGGTTGGCTTTATCTTCTGCTGGACTCCAATTTTTGTCCTGGATATTGTGGATGACTTTCTCGGGTCGGGATGGGAGTTGACCCGCGAAACCTATTACATGTATACTATATTTGGCATTTCCAGTTCAGCAATAAACCCCATCATTTACGGCGTCATGAATCCTTCTTATCGGAAAGCATACCTAAGGTTGTTCGGAATTCATCGTGTGGGACGAGTAGGTGGGGAATTGCCAAAGAAAATACACGATCACCCAAAGACCAAGGCTGTAGAAACACATTTGCGCGAACTGAACAATTTGTCGATCAACTGA